One Phalacrocorax aristotelis chromosome 12, bGulAri2.1, whole genome shotgun sequence DNA window includes the following coding sequences:
- the TAF5 gene encoding transcription initiation factor TFIID subunit 5: MAALPEEPAEVAAVKPDPEAGTSPQVTAAPPPAAAAAPAAPPAAAAEGEAAGSGGEAAPPKPAASGPAASPAALDRQTLVAVLQFLRRSNLRESEEILRREARLLGDDLGSAALSPAGAGVLGAPGGDADSAAGGEALLSRVTSAAAIAIGGNAATVASSSPGAAAVAAVPPGKVGGGVVVEDQPDVSAVLSAYNQQGDPTLYEEYYSGLKHFIECSLDCHRAELSQLFYPLFVHMYLELVYNQHESEAKSFFERFHGDQECYYQDDLRVLSSLTKKEHMKGNETMLDFRTSKFVLRISRDSYQLLKRHLQEKQNNQIWNIVQEHLYIDIFDGMPRSKQQIDAMVGSLAGEAKREANKAKVFFGLLKEPEFDVPLDDEDEEGENEEGKPKKKKPKKDSVGSKSKKQDPNAPPQNRIPLPELKDSDKLDKVMNVKEAARRVRLGPECLPSICFYTFLNAYQGLTAVDITDDSSMIVGGFADSTVRVWSVTPKKLRSVKTAADLSLIDKESDDVLERIMDEKTASELKILYGHSGPVYGTSFSPDRNYLLSCSEDGTVRLWSLQTFTCLVGYKGHNYPVWDTQFSPYGYYFVSGGHDRVARLWATDHYQPLRIFAGHLADVTCTRFHPNSNYIATGSADRTIRLWDVLNGNCVRIFTGHKGPIHSLAFSPNGRFLATGATDGRVLLWDIGHGLMVGELKGHTDTIYALRFSRDGEILASGSMDNTVRLWDAVKAFEDLETDDFTTATGHINLPENSQDLLLGTYMTKSTPVVHLHFTRRNLLLAAGAYSSQ, encoded by the exons ATGGCGGCACTACCTGAGGAGCCGGCGGAGGTGGCAGCGGTAAAGCCGGACCCTGAGGCGGGAACGTCGCCGCAGGtcactgctgctcctcctccagccgccgccgccgctcccgccgctcccccggccgcggcggcggagggggaggcggcggggagcggTGGGGAGGCGGCGCCCCCTAAGCCTGCAGCATCGGGCCCGGCCGCCTCGCCGGCGGCGCTGGACCGGCAGACGCTCGTGGCTGTGCTGCAGTTCCTGCGGCGCAGTAACCTCCGCGAGTCCGAGGAGATCCTGCGCCGCGAAGCCCGCCTGCTCGGCGACGACCTCGGCTCTGCTGCCCTCAGCCCTGCCGGCGCCGGCGTTCTGGGAGCCCCGGGCGGCGATGCCGACTCCGCCGCCGGCGGCGAGGCGCTGCTTAGCCGGGTCACCTCCGCTGCCGCCATCGCGATAGGAGGCAACGCCGCCACTGTCGCCTCTTCtagccccggggcggcggccgTCGCCGCCGTGCCGCCGGGGAAAg TTGGTGGAGGTGTTGTTGTGGAAGATCAGCCAGATGTGAGTGCAGTATTGTCTGCCTACAATCAACAGGGGGACCCAACGCTGTATGAGGAATACTATAGTGGATTAAAACACTTTATTGAGTGTTCCCTGGACTGTCATCGAGCGGAACTGTCTCAGCTGTTTTATCCTCTCTTTGTGCACATGTACTTGGAATTGGTCTACAATCAACATGAGAGTGAAGCAAAGTCTTTTTTTGAAAG ATTTCACGGGGATCAGGAGTGCTATTACCAGGATGACCTGCGTGTATTATCTAGCTTAACCAAAAAAGAACATATGAAAGGTAACGAGACCATGCTGGATTTCCGAACAAGCAAGTTTGTGCTGCGTATTTCCCGTGACTCTTACCAGCTCTTGAAGAGGCAtcttcaggaaaagcagaacaatcAGATCTGGAACATTGTTCAGGAACATCTTTACATTGATATCTTTGATGGAATGCCTCGCAGTAAACAACAGATAGATGCTATGGTTGGCAGCTTGGCTGGGGAGGCAAAACGAGAGGCTAATAAAGCAAAG GTTTTCTTTGGCTTATTGAAAGAACCAGAGTTTGATGTGCCTTTGGATGATGAGGatgaagaaggagaaaatgaggaaggaaagccaaagaagaaaaaacctaaaaaagaTAGCGTAGGgtcaaaaagtaaaaagcaggaCCCTAATGCTCCTCCCCAAAACAG AATTCCTCTGCCTGAACTGAAAGACTCTGACAAGCTGGATAAAGTAATGAATGTGAAGGAAGCTGCAAGGCGTGTGCGTCTTGGCCCAGAGTGCCTGCCCTCCATCTGCTTCTACACATTCCTTAATGCTTACCAG GGTCTAACTGCAGTGGATATTACAGATGACTCTAGCATGATTGTAGGAGGCTTTGCTGACTCTACTGTTAGAGTGTGGTCCGTGACTCCGAAAAAGCTACGTAgtgtgaaaacagcagcag ACCTCAGTCTCATTGACAAGGAATCAGATGATGTCTTGGAGAGGATCATGGATGAGAAAACAGCAAGTGAGTTGAAGATTTTATATGGTCACAGTGGACCTGTCTATGGCACCAGCTTCAGTCCTGATAG GAACTATCTGTTGTCCTGTTCTGAGGATGGCACTGTcagattgtggagtctccaaACATTCACGTGTTTGGTGGGATATAAAGGACACAACTACCCAGTATGGGATACACAATTCTCTCCTTACGGTTATTACTTTGTGTCAGGGGGACATGACAGAGTGGCTCG TCTGTGGGCAACGGATCACTACCAGCCTTTACGGATATTTGCTGGCCATCTTGCTGATGTGACATGTACCCGATTTCATCCAAACTCCAACTATATTGCCACAGGCTCAGCAGACAGGACTATACGGCTCTGGGATGTTTTGAATGGGAATTGTGTAAGAATATTCACGGGACATAAG GGACCAATTCATTCATTGGCATTTTCTCCTAATGGACGATTCCTGGCTACTGGAGCAACAGATGGAAGAGTTCTGCTGTGGGATATTGGACATGGCTTGATGGTTGGAGAATTGAAAGGGCACACTGACACTATCTACGCGCTCAGATTCAGTAGAGATGGGGAGATTTTAGCATCAG